A DNA window from Candidatus Protochlamydia naegleriophila contains the following coding sequences:
- a CDS encoding ATP-dependent Clp protease proteolytic subunit, giving the protein MPRHDNKSTIPSKMADRIEHSLLEARRIFISDAVDSHTANEIIRKLWYLELTDPGKPILFVINSPGGAVDSGFAIWDQVKMITSPVTTLVTGLAASMGSILSLCAAPGRRFATPHSRIMIHQPLLSGVIKGQATDLEIQAREMLKTRNGLIEIYVEATGKDFATIEKAIDRDTWMTAKEALEFGLLDRVVNSFEDIQPAA; this is encoded by the coding sequence ATGCCCAGACATGATAATAAAAGTACGATTCCCTCAAAAATGGCCGATCGAATTGAACATTCGCTTTTAGAAGCCCGACGCATTTTTATTTCCGACGCAGTCGATAGTCACACTGCGAATGAGATTATTCGCAAATTATGGTACTTGGAACTGACAGATCCCGGTAAGCCCATCTTATTCGTCATTAACAGTCCAGGCGGTGCCGTTGATTCTGGTTTTGCCATCTGGGACCAAGTCAAGATGATCACATCGCCTGTTACAACGCTTGTGACTGGCTTAGCAGCTTCAATGGGATCGATTTTAAGTTTGTGCGCAGCACCTGGCCGCCGCTTTGCGACCCCTCACTCAAGGATCATGATCCACCAACCCTTACTGTCAGGTGTGATTAAAGGGCAAGCAACAGACTTAGAGATTCAAGCAAGAGAGATGCTGAAAACGCGCAATGGCCTCATCGAAATTTACGTGGAAGCAACAGGTAAAGACTTCGCAACAATCGAAAAAGCCATTGACCGTGACACATGGATGACGGCTAAAGAAGCCTTGGAATTCGGCTTATTAGACCGCGTCGTCAATTCATTTGAAGATATCCAGCCTGCCGCTTAA
- the dapF gene encoding diaminopimelate epimerase — protein MRWLFAKYAGCGNDFILFDNRRGDFPKSPRLFQKLCHRQWGIGADGVILLELSTQAHARMRIFNADGSEAEMCGNGIRCLVHWMQSLGFSQTVYSIETMQRLLKAWVIGQDVRIEMGSPTHLQWNVPIDHESTSLRIHSLDTGVPHAILFVSDIEANLKQLGPFIRHHPYWSPKGTNFSVVKQLDEMTFAIRTFERGVEDETLACGTGATAAALAAAHQFKLQGPLRMQTRSGDCLDIHFSFQNGQFTDVTMTGPAVKIFQGEVDLYP, from the coding sequence ATGCGCTGGTTATTTGCCAAATACGCTGGCTGCGGCAATGACTTTATTCTTTTTGATAATCGTCGCGGGGATTTTCCAAAATCCCCACGGCTTTTTCAAAAATTATGCCATCGCCAATGGGGAATCGGCGCAGATGGGGTCATCTTGTTAGAATTATCTACTCAAGCTCATGCCCGCATGCGCATTTTTAACGCTGATGGAAGCGAAGCAGAAATGTGCGGAAATGGAATCCGCTGCCTCGTGCATTGGATGCAGTCTTTGGGCTTTTCCCAAACAGTTTATAGCATCGAAACCATGCAACGCCTGTTAAAGGCATGGGTGATTGGTCAAGACGTGCGCATTGAGATGGGTTCTCCAACACATCTACAGTGGAATGTTCCAATCGATCATGAATCAACTAGTCTTCGAATACACTCCCTCGATACGGGTGTGCCCCACGCCATTCTTTTCGTTTCAGATATAGAAGCCAATCTCAAGCAACTGGGACCCTTCATCCGCCATCATCCCTATTGGAGCCCAAAAGGAACAAATTTTTCAGTTGTCAAGCAGCTAGACGAAATGACTTTTGCCATTCGCACTTTTGAAAGAGGCGTCGAGGACGAAACGCTGGCTTGTGGAACGGGGGCCACCGCAGCTGCGCTGGCAGCCGCCCACCAATTTAAGCTACAGGGACCGTTAAGGATGCAGACCCGTTCAGGCGACTGCCTAGATATTCATTTTTCCTTTCAAAACGGGCAGTTTACAGATGTGACCATGACAGGACCCGCAGTTAAAATCTTTCAAGGGGAAGTCGACCTCTATCCATAA
- a CDS encoding UPF0158 family protein, whose product MCANKMKQEAQNPLILRCHRLMEAFAKSDDERDFYIDRLEGFLIYIDLDKPQAELDALQEELEQNADRYCQIPKLSFYETKKIMEGFVNEKVYDIDTKEKLLDIIQSKEARENFLEFIYDHHAEQEKWQQFYQERSRIRIIEWLRLNHFHFVFEEDLDLPRPLVEKLKHSLFQTKVGKDILTARKNLFAKAKTYYSNEALNPRPKRGRPPKQAAKPDIEPQVTIDIFTTVPPTVRPFLFTPDLQASHFSAFSSKFDSEEDLLASRRQSFDTDASFSQKLASLRSLSSRWLEPEPSSEKNPYAMDNSFNDDDDDDDDDFDDDFSDKKSKKAKAAKPKAKAPAKAAKAAVKAAKPEKPKTKRIMPKVKKETAPTKTKGLKKIIPKKGRITK is encoded by the coding sequence ATGTGTGCCAATAAAATGAAGCAAGAGGCCCAAAATCCCCTCATTCTCCGTTGCCATCGTTTAATGGAAGCATTTGCAAAATCCGACGATGAAAGAGATTTTTACATCGATCGCTTAGAAGGCTTTTTGATTTACATTGATCTCGATAAACCCCAAGCCGAATTAGATGCCTTGCAAGAAGAGTTGGAACAAAATGCTGACCGCTATTGCCAGATTCCCAAGCTTTCTTTCTATGAGACAAAAAAAATCATGGAAGGGTTTGTGAATGAAAAAGTGTACGACATCGATACCAAAGAAAAATTGTTAGACATTATTCAATCCAAAGAAGCACGTGAAAACTTTTTAGAATTTATTTACGATCACCACGCCGAGCAAGAAAAATGGCAGCAGTTTTATCAAGAACGCTCACGCATTCGCATCATTGAATGGCTGCGGCTCAATCACTTCCACTTCGTCTTCGAAGAAGACTTAGATTTGCCTCGTCCATTGGTCGAAAAGCTCAAGCATTCTCTTTTCCAAACAAAAGTTGGCAAAGACATCTTGACAGCACGTAAAAACCTGTTTGCTAAGGCGAAGACTTATTATTCTAACGAAGCATTAAATCCCCGTCCAAAGCGCGGTCGTCCACCCAAGCAAGCGGCAAAGCCAGATATTGAACCACAAGTCACGATAGATATTTTTACAACTGTTCCACCAACGGTCCGCCCATTCCTTTTCACACCAGACCTTCAAGCTTCTCATTTCTCAGCCTTCTCGTCTAAGTTTGATTCGGAAGAAGACCTGCTTGCAAGCCGCCGTCAATCTTTTGACACAGATGCCTCATTCAGCCAAAAATTGGCCTCGTTGCGCTCTCTTTCCAGCCGCTGGTTAGAGCCTGAACCTTCGTCTGAAAAGAATCCTTATGCGATGGATAACAGCTTTAACGACGATGATGACGATGACGATGATGACTTTGATGACGACTTCAGCGACAAAAAATCAAAGAAAGCTAAAGCAGCTAAACCGAAAGCAAAGGCGCCAGCTAAGGCCGCTAAAGCAGCTGTCAAAGCAGCTAAGCCCGAAAAGCCAAAAACCAAGCGAATCATGCCAAAAGTAAAAAAAGAAACCGCGCCAACGAAGACAAAAGGATTGAAAAAGATCATTCCTAAAAAAGGTCGTATAACTAAATAG
- a CDS encoding CPBP family intramembrane glutamic endopeptidase: MEYNPEPIMPPARPFMERYVGSVIHHPVSQFVTATVVELVKIVAAKMFLEILLERALGQAKMPVKAVWTIAVAAPVIEEIIFRGVLQRGVGLVQKGWNHFVTQRELSQEELAVQRTWRIQITAIVFAAAHLMNPHSSTAAKLTQFTWCYVGGVAYGYLSDKYKTLSVSILAHGFNNMLALCIATYADPRVTLVCLAAVVINPIASYTLGKPEWVQNTATSIREFSNVCLSMPYRVFNSLNLVRTPVPEMV, encoded by the coding sequence ATGGAATATAATCCGGAACCGATTATGCCACCTGCTCGTCCCTTTATGGAGCGCTATGTGGGATCTGTGATCCACCATCCTGTCAGTCAATTTGTTACGGCTACTGTGGTAGAGTTAGTTAAAATTGTAGCAGCTAAAATGTTTTTGGAGATTTTGCTGGAGAGGGCGTTGGGTCAGGCAAAAATGCCTGTGAAAGCTGTTTGGACAATCGCTGTAGCAGCGCCTGTTATTGAAGAGATTATTTTTCGAGGTGTCCTTCAACGAGGAGTTGGTTTAGTTCAAAAGGGGTGGAATCATTTTGTTACTCAAAGAGAATTGAGTCAAGAGGAATTAGCCGTTCAAAGGACTTGGCGTATTCAGATCACCGCCATTGTTTTTGCCGCTGCCCATTTAATGAATCCTCATTCGAGTACGGCCGCTAAGTTGACGCAGTTTACTTGGTGTTACGTAGGAGGCGTGGCTTATGGTTATTTGAGCGATAAGTACAAGACTCTTTCTGTTTCAATTTTAGCGCATGGATTCAATAATATGTTAGCTCTTTGTATAGCAACCTATGCTGATCCAAGAGTCACCCTCGTATGTCTAGCGGCCGTTGTGATCAATCCAATTGCATCCTATACCTTGGGTAAGCCGGAGTGGGTGCAAAACACGGCAACGAGCATAAGGGAATTCAGCAATGTTTGCCTTAGCATGCCTTACCGTGTCTTCAACAGCCTTAACTTAGTCCGTACGCCGGTCCCAGAAATGGTTTAA